The genome window TTGGCGCTGTGGGCGCTGACTGGGTGGGCATTGGATTGGTGGCCGCGGTGAGCGCGGCGCCCATCACGATTGAACTGGCCGACGCGTCTTTTGGATGGCACGGTCATGCCGCGCTGAAGTCGGTGTCCGGGCGCTTTGCCGCGGGTGGCATGACGGCCGTGGTTGGCCCAAACGGCGCGGGCAAGTCGACGCTCATCAAAGGCATCATGGGCGTGTTGCGCCCCATGACCGGCAGTGTGCGCATCAGCGGCGGGGGCCGGTCCGAATTGGCCTGGCTGCCGCAGGCCGCCGAACTGGATCGATCCTTCCCGGTATCGGTGTTGGACTTGGTGGCGATGGGTGCCTGGCGCCGGGTTGGCGGTTGGCGGCGGTTTGCCGGTGTAGAGCTGGACCGTTGCATGGATGCGCTGGAAACCG of Achromobacter seleniivolatilans contains these proteins:
- a CDS encoding metal ABC transporter ATP-binding protein translates to MSAAPITIELADASFGWHGHAALKSVSGRFAAGGMTAVVGPNGAGKSTLIKGIMGVLRPMTGSVRISGGGRSELAWLPQAAELDRSFPVSVLDLVAMGAWRRVGGWRRFAGVELDRCMDALETVGLADAAGRGVDTLSGGQMQRTLFARMLVQDAPVLLLDEPFAAVDSHTADDLMALLCGLHGQGRTVIAVLHDLDLVRDHFPDCLLLCGSVVAWGNTPDTLNDAHLKRARHWHAGACQ